In Haloarchaeobius salinus, the sequence AACGTCGCGAGGAAGCCGAGCCCGACACGGACGACCACGCGGGCGACGTCACCGAACCCGCCGAGTTCCCGGTCCCGTCCGAGTCTGTCGAGGAGCGCCCACGTCGCCAGCGCAGCGAGCGAGCCGACGACCAGCAGCGAGAACAGGTCGACGCGCCCGAGCGGCGTCGCGAACGACACCGGCGGGCGGGAGGTCGCCGCGAGGTCCGGGTCCGGCTGGCCGACCAACAGCGGGCCGAACACCCCACCGAAGAAGAACAGCGTCACGTAGCCGAGCGCGAACGTCGCGGCCCTGTCGTTCGTCAGCTCGTCGAAGTACGCCCTCGTCCGGTCGCGGTTCTCGTACATCGGGTAGAGCACGTAGAAGACGAACACGAGCAGCGAGACGGCGAACAGCCAGTCGATACCACGAACGTCCCACGTGAACGGGCTCTGGAGCCCCTCGGCGAGCCCGACGTTGCGGAACAGCGGGTCCGGCGACGCGACGGCGAAGTCGTACCAGAACGTCACGGCGAGAACCGCCAGACTGACGAGAAACAGCGCCGAGCGCCGACCGAGCCCACCACCCGACGGCTCGACGGCGTCCCAGTCGACCTGCTCGAACCGTGCCCCCTCGTCGGCGTCACTCGTCGCCATCTATTCGCCACCCACCTGTCGACGACCGCGTTCGTACCACCCAGAGTCCATGCTGCTCGGTCCATTCGCGTAGGTGAACAAAAAAGGTGATAGTTGCTCAAATCGCGGCTTTACATATCCCCGCGGCGACGTCTATCGATTTCGACCACATTTCCAGCGGCGGTCCCCCGCATTTATTAGCTCTGGTACGACAGTCCATCTCGAATGCTACGACAGGGCCACGGGTCGGTGGTGCGGCCGTGAGCATGGTCTGGCGGCTCGTGCGGCGGGGTGTGTTCGCGGTCGTCTCCGCGTACATCGTGATGACGGCGGCGTTCGCCGTCATCGCGTTCACGAACGATCCGAACGTCGGGTCGGTCGCGTACGGTGCCTCGACCACCGGCGGGAACGTCACCGAGGCCATCCAGGCGTACCGGGAGGCCCGGAACCTGAACGACCCAATCCTCCAGCGCTGGCTGCGGTGGGTCGTCGGCATCTCCACGGGTGACTGGGGCATCGCCTACTCGACCGGGCAGCCGGTGCTGACCTCGATCCGCGAGAGCATGAAGTACACGCTGTTCTACCTCGTGCCGTCTGTCGTCATCGCGACGGTCACGGGCATCAGCTTCGGGCTGTTCGCCGCGTTCAGACGGCACACGTTCAGCGACCGATTCGTCACGACCGCCGCGTACGTCGGGCTCGGTATCCCCAACTTCTGGCTGGCCTCCGTACTGTTCAGCGCGGCCGTGATGGACCACCAGGTCATCGAGTTCCCGGGACTCCCGCTCGAGTCCGCACAGCTCTGGTCGTTCGACTTCACGCTCGCCTACGGCTTCGTCCCCTGGCTCGACGCGAACGCGACGCAGGCGTTCTTCGCGCTGCCCATCATCGTGCTCACGACGGCGCTCCTCGCCGGGCAGCTCCGCTATACGCGGTCGGAGTCCCTCGAGTACATCGACATGGAGTTCGTGAAAATCGCCCGAGCGAAAGGGGCCGGTCCGCTCCGTGTCGCCCGACACGTGCTCCGGAACGCGGCCATCCCGCTGCTCTCGCTGTTCCTCACGGAGATGCTCAGCGTGCTCGTGCTGGGCATCCTCGTCATCGAGGAGGTGTTCAACATCCCTGGCTTCGGCAGCCTCATGCTCAGCGCGGTCGGGGCCCGCGACATGCCGCTCATCCTCGGGGTGACGATGGTCGTCGCCTTCGTCGGTATCGTCGGGAACTTCTTCCAGGACATCGCCTACACGCTGCTCGACCCGCGCGTCGGCAGCGACACCGACTAGTCGTCGCCGTCCTCGTCGACGATGACGACCTCGCCGTCGACCACGTCGACGTTGATGAGCGTCTTCACGCTGTAGGGCGACTCGTCGATCTTGTTCTCGCCGCCGACCTTCTTGATGACCGCCACGCAGTCGACGACCTCCGCGTCTATCTCGTCGAGCGCGCCGAGCACCGCCGCGAGCGTCCCACCCGTCGAGAGCACGTCGTCGAGAACGAGCACGCGGTCGTCCGCCTCGACGTCGTTGATGAACATCTCGTTCTCCGAGTAGCCGGTCTGCTGGGCGAGCGACACCTCGCCCGCCAGTCCGTACTCGCGCTTCCGGATGACCGTCAGCGGGATGTCCGTCATCAGCGACACCGCCGTCGAGATGTGGATGCCCATCGCCGCCGGTGTGACGATCTTGTCGACCTCCTCCAGGTCCGCCTTCCGGATGATGCGGATGACGATCTCGCGGAGGAGTCCCGGGTCGAGCTGCGGCACGCCGTCGCTTATCGGGTGGACGAAGTAATGGTAGCCGTCTTTCTCGATGATGGGCGCATCGCGCAGGGACTGGCTGAGTCTGTCCATGTCGTAGCTACACGAACCAGCAATAAAAGCTGGCGATTGTGACCGCCGACTGCCGGGGTGTCACGGCCGTTCAGCCGACCTGCTGCTCGCTGAGGATGGCGGACTGTTCGCCCTTCTGCCAGACGACACGGATGGTGTCACCGACCGAGACGTTGCTCGACCCCGTAGTCAGCGTGAGACTGTCACCGCCCTCGAGTCCGTCGGCCCACTCGTCGGCCCCGACGATGTTGTAATCCGAACTGTTGCTTCCGGCTTCCCAGGCGATCTCGCCGTCGACGTAGACGGTGACGTACTGCGCCTCGACCGGGTTGCCACCCTCCTGCGTGAGCGTCATCGTCTCGGCCCCGGTACCGTCGACGTCGAAATCGTACTCGACGACCGCGTTCGGCGTCTGCTCGGTCACCTGTGACCCGATATCCAGTACGAACACGCCGACCGACGCCGACAGCACGACCGTCAGCGCGACCATGAGGACGACGCCGATGACAGGCGACAGCGCGTCCTCGTCCGCCAGCATCCCCCTGAAGTTCATCGGTCGTGAGTTGTCGATGGGGCATGATAAGCCAAGTGGCCAACTGGCGTGGACACGAATCCGTGAGACAGTCGCTCCCGGGTAGTTCTCTCGAAGCGACCGGGACGGGCTGGTGGTCCTTACTCGAAGTCGAGCTCCGGCGGGACCTCCAGATCGCCGAGGCGCATGTTGCGCTCGTAGTAGATGTGGACCGAGGCGGAGACCGTCAGCGTCAGCGCGATGAGCGTCGCCCAGGCGACGTCCGGCAGGAGCGAGAACGGGTATATCCCACCCCAGACCGCCGCACAGAGTGCGGTGCTGACCGCGCCGAGCGAGAGGTAGTACTCCCGCCAGGGGAGCTCGCTTCCGGGGACGATCTCGAGGTAGATAGAGAGGTCGCGCGTGCGCGCCGTGGGCTGGATCAGCCCCGACTCCGAGTCGTAGTCGACGATGTGTGCCTCGGCCATCCTCGGGAGGTGTGTCTGCTGGAGCGTCGTGTACACGCGCTTTCGCTGCTCCGAACTCACCTCGTCACAGGGCGTGCGGTACTCCCAGGAGGCGACCTGTGTCGCGAGGTCGCCGAGCTCGACTGGCTCGTCCGCGCGCTTGAGGTACTGGAGGACGAACCGTCGGCGCTGGTTCCGGAGCACGTCGAATATCTCGCCTTTCGACAGCCCCCCGTCCGTCAGGGCCGTCGTGTCGTCTGCGTCGGCGGGGTCCTCAGACATTGTTCTGCGGATATCGTGACGAATTTCGGAATACTCGCGCTTCGTCCCCTCCGCCGTACATCTTACCATACCGTGTAACCGGAGCGTACATAACGTTTCGTACTGCCCGCCGCGGCCGGAGTGTCCCGCCCCCGTTCGGCGGACGGGAGCGTAGGGAACCCCTACCGGGGTGCCACCAGGCCACCCCGACGAAACGCCGTTCGGGTGGGTGGTCGACCCCGCCGACGGGTCGCTCCGAAGTGGCGGCAAAGCCGACGGAATCGACGGATTCCACTACGCTTAAGTTGGCCATGGTACCTTCAGGTAGGTATGTACAGGGAGTTCACGAAGACGGTCTCGTCCGCCGGTCGCCTCGCCCGTTCTCGCACTCCGTCGCCACACTGGACTCCCCGCCGACGCCAACGGCCGTCCGAGCCGACGGCTCGACCCTCCCGGCCGTCGGCGGACCCCGGTGGTAGGGATGTCCAGCCCCGGCCGATCCACATCCGGAACGACCCACCAGCCATCGGAACCCCGTGATGACGGGAGCACGACTGCTGGTCCCCGTCTCGGAGTCGGACGGTCTCCGGAGGACGGTCTCGTACGCCATCCGGACCGCCCGCGAACGCGGCGAGGACGGCGAGGGCCGCCCGACGGTCCACTTCGTCTATCCCCTCTCCCAGCGGCTCTCGGACGACGGGCCGCCGGGTGCGGTGACCGAACTCCTCGAACAGGTGTCCGTCTGGGCCGCCGAGGACATCGGCGACGAGGAGGACGGTGAGGTCATCGTCGAGACGGCGGTCGTCGGGGCCGACCGGTACCTGTTCAGCCCGACCGACTACGCGGACATACTCGCCGAGTACGTCCGCGAGAACGACGTCGACACGGTGGTCTTCGACCCGGACTACAACCCGGGTGGGACGTCACCGCTGCTCCCACCCATCGAGGCGGAGCTGCAGCGTCGAGGGATCGACATCGCGGAGGCACCGGTCGAGCGTGAACACCGGGGCGGCTCGCTGACGACGCCCGCGACGGTCGGCCAGTTCCTCGCGCTGTTCGGCGTGTCGTACGTCTTCTACCTCCTGCTGGCGGGCTCGCTCGCCACCTACGAGCTCGTGACGGGGTTCGCGACGGCGGCGGTGACGGCGGGCGTCCTCTGGCAGGTCCCCTTCCGGGCCCCGTTCGACCCGGTCCGGCTGCTCCGCCAGTCGGGACGGATCGTGCTGTACACGCCGTTCTTGCTCTGGGAGATCGCGAAGGCGAACGTCCAGCTCGCCAGGATCGTCCTGCACCCGAAGCTCCCGATCGAGCCCGAACTGGTCGAGTACGAGGTGGCTGTCTGGTCCGACCTCGCGGTGGCGACGCTGGCGAACAGCATCACCCTCACCCCGGGGACGCTCACCGTCAGCGTCACGAAGAACGACCTCGTCATCCACTCCCTCACCGAATCCGACCGCGAGGGGCTCTTCGCCGGTACGCTGGAACGGCCCGTCCGATTCGTCTTCTACGGGCTGTCGGCCGCCCGGCGGGTCACCCCCGCAATGCGACGGGCGGAGGAGGGGGATGACAGATGACGCTGGTGACCGACGTGCTCACGGCGACTGCCGGCGCGTTCGTCCTGGCATCGCTCGTCGCCGTCTACCGTATCGTCGTCGGCCCGACGATACCTGACCGCATCATCGCCCTCAACAACGCCGGCTCGAACATCGTGGTCGTCATCGTGCTGCTCGCGGCCATCTTCGAGGACCCCGGCGCGCTCGACATCGCGCTGGTGTTCGCGCTGCTCAACTACCTGCTGAGCATCGCGTTCTCGAAGTTCACCATCGAACGGGAGGTGTTCTCGGAGTGACGCCGCGCGAGGTCGCCGTGCTCGTGCTCGCCGGGAGCGGGAGCTTCTTCGTGCTCATCGCGGCGGTCAGTCTCGTCCGGTTCCCGGACGTCTACTCGCGAATCCACGGCGCGTCACAGAGCGAGACGCTCGGGGCGGTGCTGACGTTCGCCGCCGTCACCGTCGCGTTCGGCTTCGACATCACGACGGTGAAAATCGCGCTCCTGCTGCTGTTCATGTTCATCACCAACCCGACCGCGGCCCACGCCGTCGCCCGGGCCGCATACGACCAGGGAATCGAACCGTGGACCGACGAGGAGGGCGAGTCATGAGCACGGCGATCGGCCTCGTGCTCCTGGCGTTCGTGCTGGCCTGCGCGGTCGCCACCGCCGTCCTGCGGGACGTGCTCGGGTCCGTCATCGCCTTCGGGGCGTACAGCCTCGGACTCGCGGCCATCTGGGTGCTGCTCCAGGCCCCCGACGTGGGGCTGACCGAGGCAGCAGTCGGGGCCGGACTCGTCATCGTGCTCTACCTGATCACCATCGCGAAGACGGTCCGACCGACGGGCGAGCGCGTCATCGAACGGATCGACGTCCCCGCCGTCGTCGTCTCGGTCGCGCTCGTTGCCGTGCTGCTCTCGACCGTCGGGGCGCTCCCCCCGGTCGGGGCGGAGGCACCGTCCTCGACGGGCGATGTCTCGACGTACTACCTGGAGAACGCCTACGAGGAGATCGGCGTCACGAACGCCGTGACCGCCGTCCTCGCGGGCTACCGTGGATTCGACACGCTCGGGGAGGCCGTCGTCGTCTACACCGCCGGTGTCGGCATCCTCGTCGCGCTGCGACAGGGGGTGAGCTCGGATGAGTGAGGCGGACGACGACGACGATGTACCCCGGATCCCCGGGCCGCAGTACGTCGAGAGCTCCGTCATCATGGCGACGGTCCGCGTGCTCGCCCCGTTCGTCCTCACGTTCGGTGCGTTCATGATGTTCCACGGGGCGGACGGCACCGGCGGCGGCTTCCAGGGCGGGGTCACCGTCGGCACCGTCGTCATCATGCTCGGGGTCGCCTTCGGCATCCGTGTCACCCGCGACTGGGTGGGGACGCGGGTCCCGGCCATGCTGATGGGCCTCGGCGTGCTCGTCTTCCTCGGCATCGGACTCGGTTCGGTCGCCCTCGGCGGGGGCTTCCTCGACTACCCGATCTACGGGATCAAAGATGCCAGCAAGTACAGCGTCGAACTCGTCGAACTCGCCATCGGGCTCATCGTCGCCGGCGTCAGCATCGGGCTGTTCTTCGCCCTCGCGGCCGGCATGCCCCCGAAGGGAGGTGAGGACGCGTGATCGAGATGTTCCTGGACCGGTCGTACTACGTCGCGAGCGTCCTGCTCCTCGGCGTGGGAACGTACATGCTGCTGGCGAGTCGCAACCTCGTGAAGAAGGTCATCGGGATGAACCTGTTCCAGACGGGCATCTTCCTGTTCCTCATCACGTCGGCGTTCGTCGACGGGGGGAAGCCGCCGGTGGTGGGCGGCGAGGGTCCGTACGTCAGCCCGCTCCCGCACGTGCTCATCCTGACGGCCATCGTCGTCGGGGTGAGCCTGACGGCTGTCGCGCTCGCGCTCATCGTCCGTGCCTACGACGAGTACGGCACGCTGAACGAGGACACGCTCCGGGAGGTGCGTGGCGATGAGTGACCTCCCGGCGCTGGTCGTCGCGCTGCCCATCCTCGGCTCGGTCGCGGCCCTGCTCGCGGGGCTCGTCCGCGAGCGGACGGGCTGGCACGTCGCGGTGCTCGCGATGGCCGGGCAGGTCGTGCTCACCGTCGCACTCGCCGCGAGGGCGTTCGACGAGCGGGTCACGTACGTCGTCGGCTGGTTTGAGGCCCCCTACGGCATCGAACTCGTCGTCGACGGGCTCTCCGCGACGATGGCCGTCCTCGTGGCGGTCGTCTCGCTGGGCGTGCTCGCCTACGCACGCCGGGCCGGCCCCCGGTCGAACCCGTTCTACGCGACGTACCTCCTGCTCGTCACCGGGCTCACCGGGGTCAGCGTCACGGGCGACGCGTTCAACCTCTACGTCTTCATCGAGATCATGGGGCTCGCGGCGTACGTGCTCGTCGCCGGGGGGCGGACCGCCGAGTCGGCCATCGCCGGCCTGAAGTACCTCATCGTCGGCACCGTCGGCGCGTCGCTGTACCTGCTCGGCGTCGCCTACGCCTACGTCGCGACGGGGACGCTCAACATGGCCGACCTCTCGAACGAACTCGCGGCCGTCGGGCACGACACGACGCTCGTCCAGACCGCGTTCGCGCTGGTCGTCGTCGGGCTGTTCATCAAGATCGCCGTCTTCCCGCTGCACACCTGGCAGCCCGACGCCTACGCGGACGCACCGCCGGTCGTCAGCGGGCTCATCTCCGCGCTCGTCTCGACGGTGGCCACGTACGCGCTCGTGCGCATGGTGTTCACCGTGTTCACCGTCGACTTCCTGCTCGCGAACCCGGCGGCCCGGACGGTGCTCGCGGTCGGCGGTGCGGTCAGCATCGTCGTCGGCAGCGTCCTCGCGGTGACACAGACCGAGATCAAGCGCGTCCTCGCGTACTCGTCGGTGTCGCAGTTCGGGCTGGTCGTCGTCGCCATCGCCGTCGCGAACGTGACCGCGCTCACCGGCGCGTTCATCCACCTCGTCGGCCACGCGGTGATGAAGGGCGGGCTGTTCCTGACCGCCGGTCTCGTCGCCAGCGCGACCGGCGCACGGAGCGTCGACGAGTACGACGGCCTGAGCGAGCGCGTCCCCCTCGGGAGCGCCGCCCTCGGCGTCCTCGCGCTGGGGATGGTCGGCGTCCCGCCCGCGGTCGGCTTCGTCGCGAAGTGGTACATCGCGCTGGGCTCGGTCGAGGCCCAGGCGTGGCCACTGGCGGTCGTCATCCTCCTGAGCACGCTGCTCACGCTCGCGTACTTCGCGAGGCTCATCGAGCGGATGTTCTTCCGCGACGCTCCCGAGAGCGCGCCCGACGACCGGGGGCTGGTGGCCGACGGGGCGACGGTCGCCGACGTCGCCAGCGTCTCCACGGGCATGCGGGCGACGGTCGTCGTCGCGGCCCTGCTGGCGGTCGGACTCGGCGTCGTCGGCTTCGAGTACGGACAGCTCCTCGAACCAACCATCGAACGACTCCTCGCATGACTGACTCACTACTCCCACTCGCAGCGGTGCTCGTCTCCGGCGGTGCGGCAGTACCGATACTCGCCTCCGGCGGTCGACCGAACGTCCGTGAGGGCTGGACGCTGCTCGCGGCCGCGGCCAACCTGGCCATCGTCGCCAGCATGGTCCCCGGCGTCGTCTTCGACGGGCAGGTCTACGTGACCGACTTCGGGACGTTCGTCCCGGGCGTACGCTTCGCGCTCCGGGTCGACCCGCTCGCCCTGCTGTTCGGCCTGCTTGCCAGCCTGCTCTGGCTGGTGACGAGCTTCTACAGCATCGGCTACATGCGCGGGCTGGACGAGCACGCACAGACCCGCTACTTCGCGGCGTTCGCCGGTAGCGTCGCCTCGGCGGTCGGCGTCGCCTTCGCGTCGAACCTGGTCGTGCTGTTCGTCTTCTACGAGCTGTTGACCGTGGCGACGTACCCGCTGGTCACCCACGACGAGACGGACGAGGCACGCGCCGCCGGCCGGAAGTACCTCGCGTACACGTTCGGCGGCGGCGTCGCGGTGCTCGCCGGCACCGTGCTGGTCTTCTGGGCGACCGGGACGACCGCGTTCACCGCCGGCGGCATCGGGGCGCTGGCCGACGCCGACCCGACCGTCGCCCGGGCCGCCTTCGCGCTGCTCGCCGGCGGGTTCGGCGTGAAGGCCGCGCTGATGCCGCTGCACTCCTGGCTGCCCGACGCGATGGTCGCGCCGACGCCGGTTTCCGGGCTGCTCCACGCCGTCGCCGTCGTCAAGTCGGGCGTCTTCGGCATCGCGCGGGTGCTGCTCGACGTGTTCGGCCTCGACCTCGTCGGCGCGCTCGGCCTCGACGTGGTGCTGGCGTCGGTCGCAGCCTTCACGCTCGTGGTCGCGAGCGTCATCGCGCTCAGACAGGAGAACCTCAAGCGGCGGCTGGCGTACTCGACGGTGAGCCAGCTGTCCTACATCGTGCTCGGGCTCTCGGTGCTCGACCCGATGGCGACGACCGGCGGACTGCTCCACATCCCCGCCCACGCGTTCATGAAGCTCACCCTGTTCTTCTGTGCGGGTGCCATCCACGTCGAGACCCACACCGACGACATCCCGAACATGGCCGGCATCGGCGCGCGGATGCCCCTGACGATGGGGGCGTTCACCGTCGCCGCCGCGGGCATGGCGGGGATCCCGCTCGTCGCCGGCTTCGTCAGCAAGTACTACATCCTCATCGGCACCGTCTCGACCGGACAGGTCGTGTTCACCGCCGCACTGCTCGTCTCGGGCGTGCTCAACATCGCGTACTTCTGGCCGGTCGTCTACACCGCCTTCTTCGAGTCGCCCGGCCGGAGCGACACGAAGCCTGTCGTCGAGGGCCCCCTCGGCGGTCGCTTCGGCGGCGAGACGCCGGCGACCGACGGCGGACGGGAGCCCGACGAGGAGGACGCCAACGGCACGGACGACCACGGCTTCGCGCCGGACCACGAGGGCCAGGGCGTCCAGGACGATATCGAGGTCAGCGAGCAGCTGGCCCCCGAGCACGGCCCCACCAGCAGTCTCGACTGGGAGCACCGCGCACCGAACGGCTCCGAGTCCACCTGGTTCATGCTCGGACCCATCCTCTTCGCGGCGGCCGGCTCGGTCGTCCTCGGACTGGTCCCGACGCAGGCGGTGTTCCTCCGCATCGTCGACCTGATCGTCTCCGGACTGACGGGGGTGGTGGTCTGATGGTCGACCCCGTCGTCCCGCCGTTCGTCCCGGTGCTGCTCGCCGCGCTCGTCCTGCCGTTCGTGAGCCGCCGGGTCGGCCACGCGGTCGGCGTCGTCGCCACCGGAGCGGTCGTCCCGTACGTCTGGCTCGTCGCCGATGGACAGCACCTCCCGACGGAGCTGTTCGGCTTCGACGTGGTGCTGTTCAACGTCGACGCCTTCTCGACGCTGATGGGGCTCGTCTTCGGCTTCATCGGTGCGGTCGCGGTGCTGTACTCGTGGGCGAGCAACGCCGACTCGGTCCAGACGGCGTTCGCGCTCGGCTACGTCGGCACGAGCCTCGGTGCGGTGTTCGGCGGCGACTGGCTGACGCTCGTGTTCTTCTGGGAGCTGATGGCCGTCACCAGCACGCTGCTGGTCTGGCACTACGGCGGCCGCGCCGTCCGGGCCGGCTTCCGGTACGCACTGCTCCACGGCATCGGCGGCACGCTGCTGCTCGGGGCGGTCGTCTGGCACTACGTCGAGGTCGACTCGTTCCTCTTCACCGCCGCGCCGGACGGGATGGCCGGTGCCGTCGCGCCCGTCCTCGCGGCGATCGGTATCGGCGTCAACGTCGGCTTCGTCGGCCTGCACGCCTGGCTGCCCGACACGTACCCGCGTCCGCACATCGCGGCCAGCGTCTTCCTCTGTGTCTACACCACGAAGACCGGCGTCTACGGGATGTACCGTGCGTTCCCCGAGGGACAGCTCGCCATCGCCTACATGGGCGGGATCATGGCGGTCTTCGGGGCCACGTACGCCCTCTTCCAGAACGACATGCGCCGGCTGCTGTCGTACCACATCCAGTCGCAGGTGGGGTACATGGTCGCCGGGGTCGGCATCGGGTCGACGCTCGCCCAGGCCGGGGCGATGGCCCACGTCTTCAACCACATCCTCTACAAGGGCCTGCTGTTCATGACCGCCGGCGTCGTCATCTACCGGACGGGCAGGTCCGACCTGAAGAAGCTGGGCGGCCTCGCGCGGGAGATGCCGATCACCGCCGGGACGTTCACGGTCGCGGCGCTCTCGATCGCTGGCTTCCCGCTGTTCAACGGCTTCGTCAGCAAGGGCATCGTCGTCTCGGCCAGTCACTACGACTTCCCGAAGGGGCCGCTCGCCGTCGGCGGCTTCACCACGCTCGAACTGCTGCTGCTCCTCGGCGGCGTCGGGACGTTCCTCTCGTTCATCAAGTTCGGCTACTACGCGTTCTACCACGGGGAGTACGACGGGAGCGTCCCCGACGCCAACCGGGGGCAGACCGTCGCGATGGTGTCGGTCGCCGCGCTCTGTGTCGGCTTCGGCGTCTTCGACTCGGCGCTGTTCGCCATCCTCCCGTACGACGTCACCTCCGAGTCGGTGGTCTCCCACGCCTACGTGACCTACACCGTCGACCACGTCGTCGAGGGACTCGTGCTGGCGGTCATCGGACTGGTCGGCTTCGCCCTGATAAAGAAGCCCCTGAAGCGCCTCGGGCGTGTTCCCGACGTCGATAGCCTCTACAACCCGCTCGCCATGTACGGCACGCGCTGGCTCGTCGTCGCCACGACCGAGCTGTACGCCGCTGTCGACCGGGCCGCCGTCGCCACCGCGAACGTCGCGGTCGCGCGGACGGCCGGTGACGGCGCGAGCGCCGACGTCGCGTCGACCTCCGAGTACCTCCGGGAGCGCTCGGCGTTCACGATGAGCCTGCTGCTCGTCGCGATCGTGCTCGTCGGCGTCCTCGCGGCGCTGTTACTCTGAGGGGAACGTCGCCGCGAGCGCCCGGGCGACCTCCAGCCCGAGCACGGACTTCGCGCCCTCGAACTCCGAGTACCCCTCCTCGTGCACCAGCAACGCACGACTCGACTCCTCACCCATCACGCTCGCGTCGTTGGCGACGACGAACGCGAGGCCGGCCCGTGCTGCCGTCTCCCGCGCCGCCGCGACCATCGCGTCGTCGTCGCCGCTCGTCTCGGTCTTGAACCCGACCATGCGGAGGTCGGGGTGCTCTGTGCGGACCGTGTCGAGCAGTTTCGCGGTGGGTGACAGCGACAGCGAGAGCTCGTCCTGCCCGGAGCGGATCTTCTCGTCGGCGGGGTCGACCGTGTAGTCGCCGATTGCCGCGACGGAGACGAGCGCGTCGGCTGCCGTCCCGCCGTCGTCGTCACCGTCGA encodes:
- a CDS encoding type IV pilin; this translates as MNFRGMLADEDALSPVIGVVLMVALTVVLSASVGVFVLDIGSQVTEQTPNAVVEYDFDVDGTGAETMTLTQEGGNPVEAQYVTVYVDGEIAWEAGSNSSDYNIVGADEWADGLEGGDSLTLTTGSSNVSVGDTIRVVWQKGEQSAILSEQQVG
- a CDS encoding DUF7344 domain-containing protein, with protein sequence MSEDPADADDTTALTDGGLSKGEIFDVLRNQRRRFVLQYLKRADEPVELGDLATQVASWEYRTPCDEVSSEQRKRVYTTLQQTHLPRMAEAHIVDYDSESGLIQPTARTRDLSIYLEIVPGSELPWREYYLSLGAVSTALCAAVWGGIYPFSLLPDVAWATLIALTLTVSASVHIYYERNMRLGDLEVPPELDFE
- a CDS encoding monovalent cation/H+ antiporter subunit E, whose protein sequence is MTGARLLVPVSESDGLRRTVSYAIRTARERGEDGEGRPTVHFVYPLSQRLSDDGPPGAVTELLEQVSVWAAEDIGDEEDGEVIVETAVVGADRYLFSPTDYADILAEYVRENDVDTVVFDPDYNPGGTSPLLPPIEAELQRRGIDIAEAPVEREHRGGSLTTPATVGQFLALFGVSYVFYLLLAGSLATYELVTGFATAAVTAGVLWQVPFRAPFDPVRLLRQSGRIVLYTPFLLWEIAKANVQLARIVLHPKLPIEPELVEYEVAVWSDLAVATLANSITLTPGTLTVSVTKNDLVIHSLTESDREGLFAGTLERPVRFVFYGLSAARRVTPAMRRAEEGDDR
- a CDS encoding monovalent cation/H+ antiporter subunit D family protein, with amino-acid sequence MSDLPALVVALPILGSVAALLAGLVRERTGWHVAVLAMAGQVVLTVALAARAFDERVTYVVGWFEAPYGIELVVDGLSATMAVLVAVVSLGVLAYARRAGPRSNPFYATYLLLVTGLTGVSVTGDAFNLYVFIEIMGLAAYVLVAGGRTAESAIAGLKYLIVGTVGASLYLLGVAYAYVATGTLNMADLSNELAAVGHDTTLVQTAFALVVVGLFIKIAVFPLHTWQPDAYADAPPVVSGLISALVSTVATYALVRMVFTVFTVDFLLANPAARTVLAVGGAVSIVVGSVLAVTQTEIKRVLAYSSVSQFGLVVVAIAVANVTALTGAFIHLVGHAVMKGGLFLTAGLVASATGARSVDEYDGLSERVPLGSAALGVLALGMVGVPPAVGFVAKWYIALGSVEAQAWPLAVVILLSTLLTLAYFARLIERMFFRDAPESAPDDRGLVADGATVADVASVSTGMRATVVVAALLAVGLGVVGFEYGQLLEPTIERLLA
- a CDS encoding ABC transporter permease, with translation MVWRLVRRGVFAVVSAYIVMTAAFAVIAFTNDPNVGSVAYGASTTGGNVTEAIQAYREARNLNDPILQRWLRWVVGISTGDWGIAYSTGQPVLTSIRESMKYTLFYLVPSVVIATVTGISFGLFAAFRRHTFSDRFVTTAAYVGLGIPNFWLASVLFSAAVMDHQVIEFPGLPLESAQLWSFDFTLAYGFVPWLDANATQAFFALPIIVLTTALLAGQLRYTRSESLEYIDMEFVKIARAKGAGPLRVARHVLRNAAIPLLSLFLTEMLSVLVLGILVIEEVFNIPGFGSLMLSAVGARDMPLILGVTMVVAFVGIVGNFFQDIAYTLLDPRVGSDTD
- the hpt gene encoding hypoxanthine/guanine phosphoribosyltransferase, translating into MDRLSQSLRDAPIIEKDGYHYFVHPISDGVPQLDPGLLREIVIRIIRKADLEEVDKIVTPAAMGIHISTAVSLMTDIPLTVIRKREYGLAGEVSLAQQTGYSENEMFINDVEADDRVLVLDDVLSTGGTLAAVLGALDEIDAEVVDCVAVIKKVGGENKIDESPYSVKTLINVDVVDGEVVIVDEDGDD
- the mnhG gene encoding monovalent cation/H(+) antiporter subunit G, which codes for MTPREVAVLVLAGSGSFFVLIAAVSLVRFPDVYSRIHGASQSETLGAVLTFAAVTVAFGFDITTVKIALLLLFMFITNPTAAHAVARAAYDQGIEPWTDEEGES
- a CDS encoding MnhB domain-containing protein; the encoded protein is MSEADDDDDVPRIPGPQYVESSVIMATVRVLAPFVLTFGAFMMFHGADGTGGGFQGGVTVGTVVIMLGVAFGIRVTRDWVGTRVPAMLMGLGVLVFLGIGLGSVALGGGFLDYPIYGIKDASKYSVELVELAIGLIVAGVSIGLFFALAAGMPPKGGEDA
- a CDS encoding sodium:proton antiporter; its protein translation is MFLDRSYYVASVLLLGVGTYMLLASRNLVKKVIGMNLFQTGIFLFLITSAFVDGGKPPVVGGEGPYVSPLPHVLILTAIVVGVSLTAVALALIVRAYDEYGTLNEDTLREVRGDE
- a CDS encoding DUF4040 domain-containing protein codes for the protein MSTAIGLVLLAFVLACAVATAVLRDVLGSVIAFGAYSLGLAAIWVLLQAPDVGLTEAAVGAGLVIVLYLITIAKTVRPTGERVIERIDVPAVVVSVALVAVLLSTVGALPPVGAEAPSSTGDVSTYYLENAYEEIGVTNAVTAVLAGYRGFDTLGEAVVVYTAGVGILVALRQGVSSDE
- a CDS encoding cation:proton antiporter, which produces MTLVTDVLTATAGAFVLASLVAVYRIVVGPTIPDRIIALNNAGSNIVVVIVLLAAIFEDPGALDIALVFALLNYLLSIAFSKFTIEREVFSE